One window of Athalia rosae chromosome 2, iyAthRosa1.1, whole genome shotgun sequence genomic DNA carries:
- the LOC105684899 gene encoding kelch-like protein 10, whose product MEVDQNDSNAKSDDCSKNAQRLIAENGGRCMSTQAMQSLYDLRQNNLLCDAVLRLEDGGIFPIHRAILSACSTYFRALFTTTLHSREKTDVLLPGVSSHMMNLLLEYAYLRTLELNRDNVCQLLVTADYLSILGVLELCCDYLRQNLAPENCIGVMRFAREHFCKGLETDAHRYVMRHFVQVAQKSEEVLLLPISELRGLVGADELNVKSEEAVWELVLRWINHDPDPRKGHIVELMKNIRLGLLDTQFFLENVKDHPYVTGNEACRPIIIETLKFLYDLEMITQKHGEVPTPEIARPRVPHEILFALGGWSGGSPTNYMETYDTRADRWVKVEEVDPTGPRAYHGTAVVGFNIYVIGGFDGMDYFNSCRCFNAVTKVWREVAPMNARRCYVSVAVLNDLVYAMGGYDGHHRQNTAERYNFRTNQWSLIAPMNVQRSDASATMLNDKIYITGGFNGQECMNSAEVYDPETNQWTLISAMRSRRSGVSCIAYHSCVYVIGGFNGISRMCSGEKYNPATNSWTQIPDMYNPRSNFAIEVIDDMIFAIGGFNGVTTIYHVECYDERTNEWYEATDMNIYRSALSACVIMGLPNVYDYIHKHRERLMEEKRQKLLALEVQRTQQQQQQQQQFQQNDNNQIPPPPPPLAQLEHDNSQI is encoded by the exons ATGGAGGTTGATCAAAACGATAGCAATGCTAAATCCGACGACTGTAGCAAAAATGCCCAACGTTTGATCGCGGAAAACGGTGGTCGATGTATGAGCACGCAGGCTATGCAATCTCTCTACGATCTTCGTCAGAACAATTTACTCTGCGATGCGGTTCTACGCCTCGAAGATGGCGGCATTTTTCCAATCCACAGAGCGATATTGTCCGCCTGCAGTACTTACTTTAG AGCTTTGTTCACGACGACTCTTCACTCGCGTGAAAAAACCGACGTACTTTTGCCCGGTGTTTCGAGTCACATGATGAATTTACTCCTCGAATACGCGTACCTTCGTACGTTAGAACTCAACCGGGACAACGTTTGTCAGCTCTTGGTGACGGCCGATTACCTCAGTATTCTTGGGGTACTCGAACTGTGCTGCGATTACTTGCGACAGAATTTGGCACCCGAGAATTGCATCGGAGTGATGAGATTTGCTCGAGAACATTTTTGCAAGGGTTTGGAAACCGACGCCCATCGTTACGTAATGCGGCATTTCGTTCAG GTGGCACAGAAAAGTGAGGAAGTACTTTTACTGCCGATTTCCGAACTCCGCGGTCTCGTCGGAGCCGACGAATTGAACGTTAAAAGTGAAGAAGCTGTATGGGAGCTCGTGCTCAGATGGATAAACCATGACCCCGATCCGAGAAAAGGTCATATAGTTGaactgatgaaaaatatccgtCTCGGACTATTGGATACTCAATTTTTCCTTGAGAATGTAAAAGATCATCCCTACGTAACCGGTAACGAGGCTTGTAGACCGATAATAATTGAGACCTTAAAGTTCCTCTACGACTTGGAAATGATAACGCAAAAACACGGGGAAGTTCCGACCCCGGAGATAGCCAGACCGCGGGTTCCTCACGAAATTCTCTTTGCCCTCGGTGGTTGGAGCGGTGGAAGTCCAACGAATTATATGGAGACTTACGATACCAGAGCCGATCGTTGGGTCAAA gTTGAAGAGGTCGACCCGACCGGTCCGAGGGCTTATCATGGGACTGCAGTTGTCGGATTCAACATATACGTTATCGGCGGTTTCGACGGTATGGATTATTTCAACAGCTGTCGTTGTTTCAACGCTGTTACCAAGGTGTGGCGAGAAGTTGCTCCCATGAATGCTAGAAG GTGCTACGTAAGCGTCGCCGTTCTAAACGACCTCGTATACGCGATGGGAGGATACGACGGTCATCACAGACAAAATACCGCCGAAAGATACAATTTTCGAACCAATCAATGGTCCCTAATAGCTCCTATGAACGTCCAACGATCGGACGCCAGTGCCACGATGCTTAATG ACAAAATTTACATCACTGGTGGTTTCAATGGGCAGGAATGCATGAATTCCGCCGAAGTATACGACCCGGAAACGAATCAATGGACGTTGATATCGGCGATGAGATCGCGAAGAAGTGGTGTTTCCTGCATTGCTTATCATAGCTGCGTATACGTGATCG GTGGTTTCAACGGGATATCGAGAATGTGCAGCGGCGAAAAGTATAACCCGGCGACCAACAGCTGGACACAAATACCTGACATGTATAACCCGCGCAGTAATTTCGCGATCGAGGTCATAGATGACATGATATTTGCCATAGGGGGATTCAACGGCGTCACCACCATATACCACGTCGAATGTTACGACGAAAGAACAAACGAATG GTACGAGGCAACCGACATGAATATTTACCGATCCGCTTTATCCGCCTGCGTGATCATGGGGCTGCCGAATGTTTACGACTATATTCACAAGCACCGCGAACGTCTGATGGAGGAAAAACGGCAAAAGCTCCTCGCTCTAGAGGTGCAACGgacgcaacaacaacaacagcaacaacaacagttCCAACAAAATGACAACAATCAGATtccgccaccgccacccccTCTGGCGCAACTCGAACACGACAACAGTCAAATTTAA
- the LOC105684905 gene encoding mitochondrial basic amino acids transporter: MALDFAAGCLGGCAGVMVGYPLDTIKVHLQTQDYRNPKYTGTWHCFRTILARDSMAGLYRGMSSPMVGVAFVNAIIFGVYGNTQRNFSEPDALYSHLLAGATAGIAQSPVCSPMELAKTRLQLQSASSAAKYSGPMECLRYIHRKEGYRGTFKGLGMTFLREAPGFGIYFLTYEALTRSNSPTPISTFQMLMAGGLAGTASWIISYPMDVIKSRLQAEVTGKYSGAMDCLRQSISAEGYACLFRGLNSTIIRAFPTNAATFAVVTWTFRLLGEAPTPAPEVKKQPSVAHKEPARRLSKPENGLLTQWQTAVTNMVTDAHNSRSYSTLSAVGFDSNLPGPSSLAVAHEQIVESKKVVDGEPGDTTDEQKYQRLSQEVQEGTQQNDQNSCTKDESGQAANPSTGLELVFVVDRLSAPFEELEKNS; this comes from the exons ATGGCCCTCGACTTTGCAGCTGGCTGCCTGGGAG GGTGCGCCGGTGTTATGGTGGGATATCCTCTGGATACCATCAAGGTACACCTGCAGACGCAAGATTACCGAAACCCAAAGTACACGGGAACGTGGCACTGTTTTCGCACCATCCTGGCCCGCGATTCG ATGGCGGGTCTCTACCGAGGAATGTCTTCTCCGATGGTCGGTGTGGCTTTTGTTAACGCGATAATTTTCGGCGTCTACGGTAACACTCAGAGAAACTTTTCGGAACCCGATGCTCTGTATTCCCACTTACTTGCTGGAGCTACAGCGGGCATAGCACAGAGTCCAGTTTGCAGTCCCATGGAACTGGCGAAGACCCGTTTGCAATTACAATCCGCATCCAGTGCAGCGAAATATTCCGGTCCCATGGAGTGCCTCAGGTACATTCACCGGAAAGAAGGATATCGGGGTACCTTCAAGGGATTGGGAATGACTTTTTTAAGGGAAGCTCCTGGTTTTGGGATCTATTTTTTGACCTACGAAGCACTCACCAGATCGAACTCACCCACGCCAATTTCCACCTTCCAGATGTTAATGGCCGGCGGATTGGCCGGAACAGCTTCATGGATAATATCTTATCCGATGGACGTGATTAAATCGCGTCTTCAGGCTGAAGTCACCGGTAAATATTCCGGGGCTATGGATTGTCTGCGTCAATCGATCAGCGCTGAAGGTTACGCGTGTTTGTTCAGAGGTTTGAATTCCACCATCATCAGAGCGTTTCCGACGAACGCTGCTACATTCGCGGTCGTTACCTGGACATTTCGGTTACTCGGTGAGGCACCTACGCCCGCACCCGAAGTAAAAAAGCAGCCGTCGGTGGCCCACAAAGAACCCGCTCGCAGATTATCAAAACCAGAAAACGGCTTACTCACGCAGTGGCAGACAGCGGTGACAAACATGGTCACGGACGCGCACAATTCCAGATCATATTCGACCCTCTCGGCGGTTGGATTTGACAGTAATCTTCCAGGACCGTCGAGTCTGGCCGTTGCTCACGAGCAGATCGTTGAGTCTAAGAAAGTCGTGGACGGGGAACCGGGCGACACGACGGACGAACAAAAGTATCAACGTTTATCGCAAGAGGTTCAGGAAGGAACTCAACAGAACGATCAGAATTCGTGTACAAAGGATGAGAGCGGTCAAGCGGCCAATCCTAGCACTGGACTCGAATTGGTATTTGTTGTTGATCGCTTGAGCGCACCTTTcgaagaacttgaaaaaaactcGTGA